The stretch of DNA GAAAGCGGGCCGCAGTTTGTCTCGGTGGAGGATACGGTCTGCGCGGTGCACGCCTCCCACGGCACCGTGGAACCAGTAGCGCAGGGCCTGCTGTCCGAGGTGGCCATCATCTGCCGCCTGGCCGCCGCCGTGGTGCCGGACCGGAGTTCGGCGGACTGGGCCGGGTTCGAGAAAAACTACGACCTCATCCGGGACCACATCTCCCATGTGGTGAACGGCTGTGAGGACTACAACCGCAAGATCCGGCAGGACGGCGGCTTCATCCTGCCCAACGGGCCGCGCGATTCCCGGACCTTCCACACCCCCACCGGCAAAGCCATGCTCACGGTCAACGAACTCGAACACGTGGACCGGCCCGAGGGCACGCTGATCCTGCAGAGCATGCGCTCGCACGACCAGTTCAACACCACCATCTACGGCAACAACGACCGCTACCGGGGGATCAAAAAGGGCCGCGAGGTGGTGTTCGTGAACCCGGTGGACCTTGCCGAGCTGGGCTTCGAGGACGGCCAGCGCGTGGACATCCACGGCGTTTACGCGGACAACGTGCAGCGGGTGCTCCGGAACTACCGGATTGTCTCCTACCCGTCCGCCAGGGGCTGCGCGGCCGCCTACTACCCGGAGGCCAACGTCCTGGTGCCGCTGGACAGCGTGGCAGAGGGCAGCCAGACGCCGGCATCAAAGGCCGTGATTGTTCGCCTTGAGCGGGCGGCCGTGCTGGAAGAGGAACCCACCGCCGGGGGATGACAGGTGGCGGGCGTGACCGGCCCTGCCCCGCATCGGCGGCCCTGGCCCGCACACACGGTACAAGCCAATGCCGGTTGTGCGGGCCAGGGCCGGTTACGTGCCTACTGGGCGGTGTCGGCCCAGCCTTTGCTGGCCGGGCCGCCGTCGTGCCCGTCCTCGCACAGCTGGAACGCCACCTTCGCAGCCTTATCCACGGCGGCCGCCGCGGCGTCCTTGTTTCCCGCGCTGCCGGTCCCGGCGTGCAGCCCGGCGGCGTAGCCCACCATGAATGTGGTGACCGGTGCAGCGGCATGGATCACCGAATCCGCCGATTTCCGGGCCAGGTCCAGGAGCAGCTCCTGGTCTACCTTGAGGTCGAGGATCTGCAGTGCCTGTGCCAGCCGGTGGCTCCACTGGTCCAGGACCTGCGCTTCGTCGTCGTTGACTGCCATGGTTCTCCTTGCGTCAGTTATCGATGGTGGACATGTTGGGGTAGCGGGCGCCCGCCGCGGCTCCTGCCGGTGCCAGCCGGTCCAGGAGGTCGAGGTCCTCCCGGCTGAGTTCGACGTCCACCGCGCCCAGGTTCTCACGCAGCCGCCCGCGTTTCTTCGTTCCGGGAATCGGCACGATGTGCTCACCCTGGGCGAGCAGCCAGGCGAGGGCCAGCTGCCCGGGGGTGCACTGTTTGCCGGTGGCGAGTTCCCGGACGCTGTCCACCAGCTCAAGGTTCCTGGTGAAGTTTTCGCCCTGGAACCGCGGGGAGTGCCTGCGGAAATCGTCCGCAGCGAAATCCTCCTCGCTGCGGATCTGCCCCGTCAGGAAGCCGCGGCCCAGCGGGCTGTAGGGGACGAAACCAATCCCCAGCTCCTCGAGGACCGGGAACACCTTGGTTTCCGGCTCGCGTTCCCACAGGGAATACTCGGTCTGCAGGGCCGTGATCGGGTGTACGGCGTGGGCCTTGCGGATGGTGTCCGAGGAGGCTTCGGACAGGCCCAGGTGGCGTACCTTGCCGGCCTGCACCAGCTCCGCCATGGCGCCCACGGTTTCCTCGATGGGCACCGTCTTGTCCACGCGGTGCTGGTAGTAGAGGTCGATGTGGTCCACTCCCAGCCGCTCCAGGCTGGCATCGCAGGCACGCCGTACGTAGTCCGGGTGGCCGTTGATGCCAACCCATGAGCCGTCCTCGCGGCGTTCGTTGCCGAACTTGGTGGCAATCACCACGTCGTCTCGCCGGCCGCCCACGGCCCGGCCCACCAGGCGTTCGTTGGTGAAGGGGCCGTACATGTCCGCGGTGTCCAGCAGGGTGCCGCCGGCGTCCAGGAATTCGTGGATGGTGGCAAGAGACTCCTGCTCGTCACCTTCGCCGTAGAACTCGCTCATGCCCATGCAGCCAAGTCCCAGGGCAGAGACGCTCAATGTTCCGATGGTACGGGTCTTCATTCGGTTCTCCTCAGCGGTAGAACGTGCTCCGCGCCCGCCATGACGGGGCGCAAAAGCCTTTGGGTGCAGCGTACGCCCCACAGGCACGTCCCCAGAAGTGTGCCGTCCCAAACATGGGGTCCATACCCCTAGACCAGTCCGGCGGGCCTGCCTAGACTGGGCGGACCCCCACCCAGGAACCCGCAGCGACTGGCGCTTCCGGCAAGAAAAGAACGTCCCGGCACGAACGTTCCGGAGACGGACGGCACGCCGGGAAGCGCACGATTTTCGGTCGGGCCGGGTCCCCGCCTGCGGGGTTGCATCACCTATCCAACCATCACGGCCGCCGTACCCGGCAGGCCTGACAACAGGAGAACAGATGACAGGGAACAAAGCCGTTGCCTACAAGGAACCCGGCAAGGTCGAGGTAATCGATGTTGACTATCCCACCTTCGAACTGAAGGACGGCCCGGGCGTCAACCCGGCCAACGTGGGACGTGCGGTCAACCACGGGGTGATCCTCAAGACCGTGGCCACCAATATCTGCGGCTCGGACCAGCACATGGTGCGCGGCCGCACCACAGCACCGCCGGACCTGGTGCTGGGCCACGAAATCACCGGTGAAGTGGTGGAGGTGGGCCGCGACGTGGAGTTCATCAAGGTGGGCGATATCTGCTCGGTGCCGTTCAACATCGCCTGCGGGCGGTGCCGGAACTGCAAGGAGCGGAAGACCGGCATTTGCCTGAATGTGAACCCGGACCGCCCCGGCAGTGCCTACGGCTACGTGGATATGGGCGGCTGGGTGGGCGGCCAGGCCAATTACGTCCTGGTGCCGTACGCGGACTGGAACCTGCTCAAATTCCCGGACCGGGACCAGGCCCTGGAGAAGATGCTGGACCTGACCATGCTTTCGGACATCTTCCCCACGGGATTCCACGGAGCCGTGACCGCCGGCGTGGGCGTCGGTTCCACGGTGTATGTGGCGGGTGCCGGGCCTGTTGGCCTCGCAGCGGCAACCAGCGCGCACCTGCTGGGTGCCGCCGTCGTAATTGTGGGCGACATGAACGCCGACCGCCTGGCCCAGGCCAAGAGCTTCGGCTGCGAGACGGTGGACCTGAGCAAGGGCGGCCCGGCCGAGCAGATCGAACAGATCCTGGGTGTCCCGGAGGTGGACTGCGGCGTGGACGCCGTGGGCTTCGAGGCGCGCGGGCACGGCAGCAACGCCTCGGAGGCGCCGGCCACGGTTCTGAACTCCCTGATGGAGATCACCTCAGCCGGCGGCGCCCTGGGCATTCCCGGGCTCTACGTCACAGGGGATCCGGGCGGCATCGACGAGGCCGCCAAGAAGGGTGCGCTGAGCCTGAGCCTCGGCACGGGCTGGGCCAAATCGCTGAGCTTCACCACCGGCCAGTGTCCGGTGATGAAGTACAACCGCGGGCTGATGATGGCGATCCTGCATGACAAGGTCCACATCGCCAAGAACGTCAACGCCAAAGCGATTGCCCTGGAGGACGCGCCGAAGGGCTACGCCGAGTTCGACGCCGGTGCCGCCACCAAGTACGTGCTGAACCCGAACGGCTACCTCAGCTAGGAGGGAGTTTCCCGACGGCGGGCGGCNGGCTTCCGGGCCGGCCGCCCGCCGTCTGTGGAAATAAGGCCCGGCGGTGGCGGGTTACGCTTCACAGGTCTTGAACTGCAATGAAGGAGATTTCCCTTGAGCGACATCACCGTCCGTCATAACCCCGAGCGCGAACGCTTCGAAATCCTCGTGGCCGGCCACGTCATCGGCAAGGCCGTGTACAAGGAGTACGACGGCGACGCCTCGCCGCAGCGGATTTTCTACCACACGGTGATCAACGAGGAGTACGGCGGGCAGGGCCTTGCCGGCAAGCTCGCCGCGGTGGCGCTGGATGAAACGGCCGAAGCCGGGATCGGCATCGTTCCGGTGTGCCCGTTCATCAAGAAGTTCATCGGCAAGCACCCCGAATATGTTGGCAACGCGGTTGCCATCACCCCGGCCCACCTGGAGTTCTTGGACAACGCGCTCGCGGCCCGTACCAGGGGCTGAGGGTCCGCTCACCTGTCTTCGATGCACACTGCCGTCCCAGACGCGCTGATTCGATGACGCACCTTGTATCTGCGGGGCGCCGTCGAACATGCGCGTCGGGGACGCTTTTGCGTGCCGGGAGTGCCGCGAATCGCGCGGGCGCCACCCTGTGCAGCAGACTGTTACCGTGAGCAACAACCCCCGGACTGGCCTGGCCGTCGCCGGGCTCAGCCTGGGCACGGCACTGAACCCCCTCAACTCCTCCATGATCGCCGTGGCGCTGGTGGTGCTCCGGGCCGACTTCGGACTGGACGTCGCGGCCGTCACCTGGGTGGTGACGTCCTTCTACCTCGCTTCCGCCGCCGGCCAGCCGGTCATGGGCAGGCTGGCGGACAGATTCGGCCCGCGCCGGATGTTTATGCTGGGCATGGCACTGGTGGCCCTCACCTGTGCGCTGGCTCCGCTGGCCCCCAACTTCGCGTTGCTGTGCGTGGCCCGGGCCGTGATGGCGTTGGGAACGGCCACCGCCTATCCCAGCGCGGTGGTGATGGTGGGGGCCATCGCGCACCGCGCGAAGGTGGAGTCCGCCCGCCCGCTGGGCCGGCTGCAAATGGCGAACACGTCCGCAGCCGCCGTAGGTCCCGTGATCGGCGGCCTGCTGGTGAGCCTGGTGGGCTGGGAGGCGCTGTTCCTGATCAACGTGCCCTTCGCCTTGGCGGCACTGCTGATCGTGAGACAGGCCGCTCCGCCGGACGAGGCCCGGGAACGCGGCAGCCTGTCCGAGCTCCTGCGCGACTCGGACATCCCCGGCATCCTGGCGTTCGTGGGCGCTTTGCTGCTGGTGATGATGGCCGCCCTGAACGTGGCCCCCGGCTACCGCTGGTGGATGCTGGCGGCCGGAACCGGCATTGCTGCCATCTTTGCGTGGCGGGAACTGCGGTTTGCCCGGCCGTTCCTGGACCTGCGGCTGTTGGGCCGCAACAGGCCGCTGCTGCTGGTGTACCTGGCGTTCGCAGTGTTCAGCAGCGTCTACTACTTCGTCTTCTTTGGCCTGCCCCAGCTGCTGCAGGAATCCGGCGAGTACGATCCCGGCGTGGTGGGCCTGCTGATGCTCCCGCTGGCTGCCATGTCCGTGGTGGCCACCCCATGGGCCGTGAAGGCCATGGGACGGTTTGGTGTGCGGCGGGTGCTGCTGGCCGGCGTCGTGCTCCTGACCGTGGCGGCTGCCCTGATGTGGCTGCTGACCGGAACGCTGGCCATCCCGCTGGTGGTGGTGATGACCGCGTTGATGGGCATCCCGTACGGCACCGTCAGTATCGCCACCAACCAGGGCATGTTCGTTTCCACCCGGCCGCAGGACCGGGGTGTGGCGGCTGGCATCTACCAGACCTGCCGGTACGTGGGCGCGATTACCGCCACGGTGATGATCGGCGTCTTCGCCTCGGGAGGGGTGCACCAGGACAGCTGGGCCCGGATGGTGGTGGCCATGCTGGTGCTGTGTGCCGCCACCTTCGGCGTGAGCCTGTTCTGGCGGCAGCGGAGCGCATAGCCTGTCCTGATGGGACACCTGATGACCGTCGGCAACGCCGAAACCTCCGTCCAGGCCTACGTCAGCGAACCGCCCACCGGCCGTCTCCGGGACAAACCAAAAGGCGGGCTGCTGCTGATCTCCGAAATCTGGGGCATGGTGGACCACATCAAAGACGTGGCGGACAGGTTCGCCGCCGAGGGCTACCTGGTGCTGGCGCCGGACCTCCTGACCGATATTGGCATGACGCCCGACGTTGCGGCTGAGGTGCTGGAGGGGCTCTCCGATCCCGATCCGGAGCAGCGCAGCAAGGTCCAGCCGAGGCTCCGCGAGATCACCTCGCCGCTGCACTCGCCGGAGTTTGCGGAGAAGGCCGTAGCTGCCCTCCGCGCCTGCTTCGACCATCTGGAAGGCATCCCGGTGCTGGCAGGACGGGTAGCGGTGGCAGGGTTCTGCTTCGGCGGTACCTACAGCTTCACCCTGGCCACCAGGGAACCCCGGCTGCGGGCCGCCGTACCCTTTTACGGCACATGCGACTTCAGCGAGGAGGAACTCGGCCGGATCACGTGCCCCGTCCTGGCTTTCTACGGCGAGGAAGACCATGCCCTGGTGGACAAACTGCCGCTGGTGAAGGCCAGAATGTTCGGTGCCGGAGTGGACTTCGACGCCGTGGTGTATCCGGGCACTGGCCACGCCTTCTTCAACGACAGCACCCCCATCCGGTACAACGCCGATGCCGCCACAGACTCCTGGCAGCGCACCCTGGCGTTCCTGGAGCGGAGCCTCAACCGGTAGGGGTTCCCTGCAGGCCCAGGTGCGGCGCCGTCAGCTGCGGCGGAGCCACACCGCGTTGTCCGGCTGCAGCCAGCCCTCCTTCTCCAGCGGGAAAGCGCTGAAGAGTACGACGCCGGCGGGCAGCTTCACCGGGCTGCTCCCCATAGCGACGGCCACAAGGAAGCCGGGGCTGCGCTCGCAGAGCAGAAGGTTCCCGTCCTGCACGTGCCAGGTGCCGCCGTCGTGCGCGGTGAAGGTGCCGTCATCCCACAACTGGCGGCGCATGGCGATCGCCCGGGTGGCCAGCGCGAGCATGGAGTCCGGGTCCCGCTGCTGCAGCTCGATGGCGTGGCTGCCCCAACCGTCCGGGACGGGAAGCCAGGGAATGGCGGGAGGCGCCGGATCCCGGGACGGCAGCGAGAAGCCGTGGCTCCGCGCCAGGCCCTCGGTCCAGGGGAGCGGGACGCGGGTGCCGTCGCGGGTGATCCCGCCGCGGGCCCACATCGGGTCCACGCGGGCTTCGACGGGGACGTCCACCTCTGGGAGCCCGAGCTCCTGGCCTTGGTAGAGGTAGGCCGAACCGGGCAAACCGAGCAACGCCACCAGCGCGGCCCGGGCACGGCGTCCGCCCACCTCTCCGGCGCCGAAGCGGGTGGCGGAGCGGACGATGTCGTGGTTTTCGAGGGCCCAGGTGGGGGCCGCGCCGTGCAGTTTCCGGGCTTCCTCGAGTTCGTTGCCCGCGGCCGCCCACGATTCCGGGTCCCAGCCCAGCTTCACGAAGGCGAAGGCGAACGCCTGGTGCATTTCGTCGCTGCGCGTGTAACGGGCGGCGCGGGCAGGCTCGAGGTTTACCTCGCCCACCAGCAGGCGGTGCGGCTGGTACTTCTCCGCCAGCCGCCGCCACCGCCGGTACACCTCGTGCACGTCCTCCTGGTCTGAGACCAGCGGGTTGGCGCGCAGCCCGTCCACCACCGCTTCGGCGGACGGGGCGTCCGGCAGGCCGTCGGCCTTGAAGAGCCCGTGGGCGACGTCGATCCGGAGGCCGTCCACGCCCTTGTCGAACCAGAAGCGCAGGACATTTTCGAAGTAGTCGCCCACAGCGGGGTTGCGCCAGTTCCAGTCCGGCTGGCCGGCTGAGAACAGGTGCAGGTACCACTCGGTGTCGGTTTCCGAGCCCGGGTTGGCCCGGGACCAGGCCCGGCCGCCGAAGACGCTCTGCCAGTTGTTGGGCGGCAGGTCGCTGACTGTTCCAAGGGAGGAGCTGCGTCCTTCGACGAAGTGGAACATCTCCCGCTCCGGGCTTCCCGGCCCGGACGCGAGGGCTTGCTGGAACAGCGGGTGGGCGGAGGAGCAGTGGTTGGGGACGACGTCGAGGAGGACCCGCAGGCCCAGCCCGTGGGCCTGCTCCAGCAGGGCGTCGAAGTCCGCCATGGTGCCGAACAGGGGGTCCACGCCGCAGTAGTCGCTGACGTCGTACCCCTGGTCCACCTGGGGCGACGGCTGGAACGGGGTCAGCCAGATCCCGTCTACGCCTAGCGTGGCGATGTACGGCAGTCGGTGGAGCAGCCCGGTGAGGTCGCCCACGCCGTCGCCGTTCCCGTCTGCGAAGGAGCGCGGGTACACCTGGTAGATGACGGCGGACTGCCACCATTGCTCTGATGGGCTTTCGGGGTGGGCAAGGCTCAAAGCCGGGCCGCCTTCCGTGGTCGGAATAATGGGGTCAAGGGGGTGGTGCCGCTACAGCCAGGCTGTCGCGAATCCGCCGCGGGACTGGCCTTCAGCGGACGACGGCGGCTCCGCACCGGCGTCGGGCGCGTTGCCTGAAAGGGGCGGAGCCGGGGCGTCGGTCAGCGAGATGACCCGCCCGTAGGAGGCGCACAGGTCCGGCACCGAGTGCCGGGCGCAGCGCCAGCCGCTGGCTTCCAGGACGGACACGGGGTCCGGGGGATCCGCGCGGGCCAGCAGCTCGCTCATCGGCAGTCCCGTCTTGAGGCTGAACTCCTGCAGTTGTGCGTCAAGATCGTCGGTCTTCGGCAGGGGCACGGCGCGCTCAATGACGGCCCGCGAACCCGGGGACGAGAGTGCTGCCACTTCGTCCAGCACCGATTGTTGGCCCGCGGCGTCGAGGTAGGGCAGGAGGCCTTCCAGGATCCAGGTGGTGGACCCTGCGGGGTCGAATCCGGCGGCCATAAGACTGCGCCGCCACGGTTGCGAGAGGTCGGCGTCGAGGATGGTGCGGTCCGTACCGGGTGTGGCGCCGAGCCCGGTCAGGACGCTGTCCTTGAAGTCCAGGACGCTGGCGCTGTCTATCTCGAAGATCCGGGAGCCCGCCGGCCACTCCAGCCGGAATGCCCGGGTGTCCAGGCCCGCACCCAGGATCACCGTCTGCGCCGTGGCGCCGTCCCGGAGGAAGTCGTCGATGAACCTGGTGCGCAGGCCGATGTAGATGGATGCCAGGAGCAATGGCTGCTGCAGGGGAGGTGCGTCCTCCGGGCTGGCGGGCCACTGGGTTGGCATCTCCACGTGCGATTTGGCGGCCCGCACCAGCTCCGCCGCGAACGGATCCACCACCAGAGGGTCCGGCCGGGACGATTCAACAGCCCGCCCCGCGGCGACGGCCAAGGCCGTCAGCGGGAGGCCGTGGTCTTGGAATCCCGTGCCCTCAGCGTCCGCCACGGTGTGCCCTTTCGTCGGTGGTGGCACCAAGCGGCACCCAAGCCAGGTGCCGCCGTCGTGCGTGATGCGGTTGGTCAGGTGTACATGAGCGAGCCCGGAGTGGTGAGTTGCTCGCCGGTCTCCAGCCAGGTCTTCAGGCCGGAAAGGATCATTGGCCAGCCGCCGTAGAGTTGGTCGTTGGCGCCTTCGCGGAGGTCGCTGTGCGTGACGGTGAGGTGGCATGAATCGCCCACCGGCTCGATCTCCCAGGTGACCTTGGAGGTCCCCTCGGCCTTGACGTCCTCGCCCCACAGCGCCCGCATGGTCTGCACCAGCCGGTGCGGGGGATCGACCTCCAGGTTTTCGCCCTCGCCGAGGATCTGGCCTGCCTTGGGGTTGCCCATTTCGAAGCGGCCGCCGGGCGTCCAATCGGATTCCAGGGTGTTGCCGAACTGGTATTTGCTGCGGATATCGCTGTCGGTAATGGCTTCCCAGAGCTTCTCCGGGGTGGTCTTGATGTAGATCTCGAAGATTTTTTCCATGGGACTTTCCAATCTGGATTTGAGGTCGCTGAGGGCAGCGGCCCATGGTTCTGCGTATTTGCTGACCCAGCGGTCGTGGACCAGGCGGATGGGAACAGGGTTCAGGAAGTGCAGCTTTTCCCGCCCCCGACGACGGGTGGCCACCAGGCCTGCGTCCTCAAGGATGCGGAGGTGCTTGGCGATCCCGAACCGGGTCATGCTGAACCTCGCCTCAAGCGCACTGAGGCTCTGGCCGTCCTCGCGGAACAGCTCATCAAGCAGGTCCCTGCGGGTGGGGTCGGAGAGTGCTTTGAACACGTCGTCCATACACACGATGATAGGTGACCATATAGTCACCTATCAAGGGGTTTGCTCCAACAATTCCGGCAACCTTGTGCGTTCCTCCCCGGTTACACGTCCGCCGATGCCGGCCCGGGCGGCCAGATCCGCGCCGTAGCAGGGGCTGCTGCGTACCGGGTCCGGGTCCGGAGGCAGTAACTGGGCAGGAACGTACAGCCGAAGCGGTCCAGTTACGGGCCAAACGGCAGGAAGGCCAGCGCCAGC from Pseudarthrobacter chlorophenolicus A6 encodes:
- a CDS encoding DUF6457 domain-containing protein yields the protein MAVNDDEAQVLDQWSHRLAQALQILDLKVDQELLLDLARKSADSVIHAAAPVTTFMVGYAAGLHAGTGSAGNKDAAAAAVDKAAKVAFQLCEDGHDGGPASKGWADTAQ
- a CDS encoding aldo/keto reductase, which codes for MKTRTIGTLSVSALGLGCMGMSEFYGEGDEQESLATIHEFLDAGGTLLDTADMYGPFTNERLVGRAVGGRRDDVVIATKFGNERREDGSWVGINGHPDYVRRACDASLERLGVDHIDLYYQHRVDKTVPIEETVGAMAELVQAGKVRHLGLSEASSDTIRKAHAVHPITALQTEYSLWEREPETKVFPVLEELGIGFVPYSPLGRGFLTGQIRSEEDFAADDFRRHSPRFQGENFTRNLELVDSVRELATGKQCTPGQLALAWLLAQGEHIVPIPGTKKRGRLRENLGAVDVELSREDLDLLDRLAPAGAAAGARYPNMSTIDN
- the fdhA gene encoding formaldehyde dehydrogenase, glutathione-independent — encoded protein: MTGNKAVAYKEPGKVEVIDVDYPTFELKDGPGVNPANVGRAVNHGVILKTVATNICGSDQHMVRGRTTAPPDLVLGHEITGEVVEVGRDVEFIKVGDICSVPFNIACGRCRNCKERKTGICLNVNPDRPGSAYGYVDMGGWVGGQANYVLVPYADWNLLKFPDRDQALEKMLDLTMLSDIFPTGFHGAVTAGVGVGSTVYVAGAGPVGLAAATSAHLLGAAVVIVGDMNADRLAQAKSFGCETVDLSKGGPAEQIEQILGVPEVDCGVDAVGFEARGHGSNASEAPATVLNSLMEITSAGGALGIPGLYVTGDPGGIDEAAKKGALSLSLGTGWAKSLSFTTGQCPVMKYNRGLMMAILHDKVHIAKNVNAKAIALEDAPKGYAEFDAGAATKYVLNPNGYLS
- a CDS encoding GNAT family N-acetyltransferase, which encodes MSDITVRHNPERERFEILVAGHVIGKAVYKEYDGDASPQRIFYHTVINEEYGGQGLAGKLAAVALDETAEAGIGIVPVCPFIKKFIGKHPEYVGNAVAITPAHLEFLDNALAARTRG
- a CDS encoding MFS transporter encodes the protein MSNNPRTGLAVAGLSLGTALNPLNSSMIAVALVVLRADFGLDVAAVTWVVTSFYLASAAGQPVMGRLADRFGPRRMFMLGMALVALTCALAPLAPNFALLCVARAVMALGTATAYPSAVVMVGAIAHRAKVESARPLGRLQMANTSAAAVGPVIGGLLVSLVGWEALFLINVPFALAALLIVRQAAPPDEARERGSLSELLRDSDIPGILAFVGALLLVMMAALNVAPGYRWWMLAAGTGIAAIFAWRELRFARPFLDLRLLGRNRPLLLVYLAFAVFSSVYYFVFFGLPQLLQESGEYDPGVVGLLMLPLAAMSVVATPWAVKAMGRFGVRRVLLAGVVLLTVAAALMWLLTGTLAIPLVVVMTALMGIPYGTVSIATNQGMFVSTRPQDRGVAAGIYQTCRYVGAITATVMIGVFASGGVHQDSWARMVVAMLVLCAATFGVSLFWRQRSA
- a CDS encoding dienelactone hydrolase family protein, producing MGHLMTVGNAETSVQAYVSEPPTGRLRDKPKGGLLLISEIWGMVDHIKDVADRFAAEGYLVLAPDLLTDIGMTPDVAAEVLEGLSDPDPEQRSKVQPRLREITSPLHSPEFAEKAVAALRACFDHLEGIPVLAGRVAVAGFCFGGTYSFTLATREPRLRAAVPFYGTCDFSEEELGRITCPVLAFYGEEDHALVDKLPLVKARMFGAGVDFDAVVYPGTGHAFFNDSTPIRYNADAATDSWQRTLAFLERSLNR
- a CDS encoding alpha-amylase family glycosyl hydrolase — encoded protein: MSLAHPESPSEQWWQSAVIYQVYPRSFADGNGDGVGDLTGLLHRLPYIATLGVDGIWLTPFQPSPQVDQGYDVSDYCGVDPLFGTMADFDALLEQAHGLGLRVLLDVVPNHCSSAHPLFQQALASGPGSPEREMFHFVEGRSSSLGTVSDLPPNNWQSVFGGRAWSRANPGSETDTEWYLHLFSAGQPDWNWRNPAVGDYFENVLRFWFDKGVDGLRIDVAHGLFKADGLPDAPSAEAVVDGLRANPLVSDQEDVHEVYRRWRRLAEKYQPHRLLVGEVNLEPARAARYTRSDEMHQAFAFAFVKLGWDPESWAAAGNELEEARKLHGAAPTWALENHDIVRSATRFGAGEVGGRRARAALVALLGLPGSAYLYQGQELGLPEVDVPVEARVDPMWARGGITRDGTRVPLPWTEGLARSHGFSLPSRDPAPPAIPWLPVPDGWGSHAIELQQRDPDSMLALATRAIAMRRQLWDDGTFTAHDGGTWHVQDGNLLLCERSPGFLVAVAMGSSPVKLPAGVVLFSAFPLEKEGWLQPDNAVWLRRS
- a CDS encoding SAM-dependent methyltransferase, whose protein sequence is MADAEGTGFQDHGLPLTALAVAAGRAVESSRPDPLVVDPFAAELVRAAKSHVEMPTQWPASPEDAPPLQQPLLLASIYIGLRTRFIDDFLRDGATAQTVILGAGLDTRAFRLEWPAGSRIFEIDSASVLDFKDSVLTGLGATPGTDRTILDADLSQPWRRSLMAAGFDPAGSTTWILEGLLPYLDAAGQQSVLDEVAALSSPGSRAVIERAVPLPKTDDLDAQLQEFSLKTGLPMSELLARADPPDPVSVLEASGWRCARHSVPDLCASYGRVISLTDAPAPPLSGNAPDAGAEPPSSAEGQSRGGFATAWL
- a CDS encoding ArsR/SmtB family transcription factor, which encodes MDDVFKALSDPTRRDLLDELFREDGQSLSALEARFSMTRFGIAKHLRILEDAGLVATRRRGREKLHFLNPVPIRLVHDRWVSKYAEPWAAALSDLKSRLESPMEKIFEIYIKTTPEKLWEAITDSDIRSKYQFGNTLESDWTPGGRFEMGNPKAGQILGEGENLEVDPPHRLVQTMRALWGEDVKAEGTSKVTWEIEPVGDSCHLTVTHSDLREGANDQLYGGWPMILSGLKTWLETGEQLTTPGSLMYT